The proteins below are encoded in one region of Triticum aestivum cultivar Chinese Spring chromosome 1B, IWGSC CS RefSeq v2.1, whole genome shotgun sequence:
- the LOC123137750 gene encoding tubulin beta-5 chain, with product MREILHIQGGQCGNQIGSKFWEVVCDEHGIDPTGRYVGTSDLQLERVNVYYNEASCGRFVPRAVLMDLEPGTMDSVRTGPYGQIFRPDNFVFGQSGAGNNWAKGHYTEGAELIDSVLDVVRKEAENCDCLQGFQVCHSLGGGTGSGMGTLLISKIREEYPDRMMLTFSVFPSPKVSDTVVEPYNATLSVHQLVENADECMVLDNEALYDICFRTLKLTTPSFGDLNHLISATMSGVTCCLRFPGQLNSDLRKLAVNLIPFPRLHFFMVGFAPLTSRGSQMYRSLTVPELTQQMWDSKNMMCAADPRHGRYLTASAMFRGKMSTKEVDEQMINVQNKNSSYFVEWIPNNVKSSVCDIAPRGLSMASTFIGNSTSIQEMFRRVSEQFTAMFRRKAFLHWYTGEGMDEMEFTEAESNMNDLVAEYQQYQDATADEEEELYEDEDDADLQE from the exons ATGAGGGAGATCCTGCACATCCAGGGTGGACAGTGTGGAAACCAGATTGGTTCCAAGTTCTGGGAGGTGGTGTGTGATGAGCATGGCATCGACCCCACCGGGCGGTATGTCGGCACCTCTGACCTGCAGCTGGAGCGCGTCAACGTCTACTACAATGAGGCCTCCTGTGGTCGCTTTGTGCCCCGAGCTGTCCTTAtggatcttgagcctggtactatGGACAGTGTCCGTACTGGACCGTACGGGCAGATCTTCCGCCCTGACAACTTTGTGTTTGGGCAGTCTGGTGCTGGTAACAACTGGGCCAAGGGTCACTACACCGAGGGTGCAGAGCTTATTGATTCTGTTCTTGATGTTGTCAGGAAGGAGGCTGAGAACTGTGACTGCCTTCAAG GTTTCCAAGTATGCCACTCTCTTGGTGGTGGTACTGGATCAGGCATGGGGACCCTTTTGATATCAAAGATCAGGGAGGAATACCCTGACCGCATGATGCTTACGTTCTCTGTTTTCCCCTCACCGAAAGTATCTGATACTGTTGTTGAGCCTTACAATGCCACTCTTTCCGTCCATCAGTTGGTTGAGAATGCAGATGAGTGCATGGTTCTTGACAACGAGGCTCTTTATGACATCTGTTTCAGGACTCTCAAGCTGACCACTCCCAGCT TTGGAGATTTGAACCATCTGATCTCTGCCACCATGAGCGGAGTGACCTGCTGCCTGAGGTTCCCCGGCCAGCTGAACTCCGACCTCCGGAAGCTGGCAGTGAACCTGATCCCCTTCCCACGTCTCCACTTCTTCATGGTCGGGTTCGCGCCGCTGACCTCCCGCGGCTCCCAGATGTACCGCTCCCTCACGGTCCCGGAGCTGACCCAGCAGATGTGGGACTCCAAGAACATGATGTGCGCCGCCGACCCCCGGCACGGCCGCTACCTGACGGCCTCGGCCATGTTCCGCGGCAAGATGAGCACCAAGGAGGTTGACGAGCAGATGATCAACGTGCAGAACAAGAACTCTTCCTACTTCGTGGAGTGGATCCCCAACAACGTCAAGTCGAGCGTGTGCGACATCGCTCCCAGGGGCCTGTCGATGGCGTCCACCTTCATCGGCAACTCGACGTCCATCCAGGAGATGTTCCGGCGGGTGAGCGAGCAGTTCACGGCCATGTTCAGGAGGAAGGCTTTCCTTCACTGGTACACGGGCGAGGGCATGGACGAGATGGAGTTCACCGAGGCCGAGAGCAACATGAACGACCTGGTCGCCGAGTACCAGCAGTACCAGGACGCCaccgccgacgaggaggaggagctgtacgaggacgaggacgacgccgACCTCCAGGAGTAG